GCAATAGAAGATGTTAAACGCGCCACAACCTTGGGGGTGAGGGGAATTGTGATCTACGACGAAGGATTACTCTGGGTACTAAATAAAATGAGAAAAAAAGGAGAGTTGCCAAAAAATACACATTTTAAAGTTTCAGCTCATTGTGGGCATGGCAATCCTGCATCTGCAAAGTTCCTGGAAGAAACCGGGGCAGATTCTTTCAACCCGGTTAGAGATCTTCAAATTCCAATGATGGCCTCTATTAGAAAGTCAATAAATATTTCACTGGATCTTCACATGGAAAATCCTAAATCTTCCGGAGGTTTTATACGGCATTATGAAGCACCAGAAATAATAAGGAAAGCATCACCAGTTTACCTTAAAACAGGAGGATCTATTGCAGCACATCATGGATGGGAAACAACTCAAAGCCAAGCCACCGAACGAGTGAGACAGGTTTTTCTAGTTCAAAGCATGATTGACCGTTATTATTCTGAAGCAAAGATTTCTAAACCTGGAACGGATGATATGGCCATACCAGAAATATAGATCAATCTGATGTAATATTATATAATAAATTTATATTTAAGAAATTTAATAGAAATACGTATTGGAGTTTAGATAATGGTTTTAGTTGATTTGATTAAAAAAGCAGTTATAGAAGCCAGCACAACTTTCAGGAATGACCAATTAGATTCTTATAGACGTGCAATTGAAATTGAAACTAATCCTAATGCTAAATGGGTTCTTGAACTTCTTTTGGAAAATGCAAAAATTGCTAAAACAAATAAAGTTCCATTATGTGATGATACTGGAATACCACACATCCTTATCGAAGTTGGGAATGAAAGTCAGCTCCCCCAGAGTTTTTTCAAGGATATAAATAATGGAATTGCTGAGGGTTTAAGTGAACTTCCTGCTAGACCCATGGCTGTCAAGGGAGATTCCATCGAAAGAATTGAACAATCAAAGGGATTATATAATAACCCTGAAAAACTTGTAGCTCCTTCTTTTATGGTTGATAGCATGGAGGGTAAGGGGGTTAATATACATATATTGATGCTTGGTGGAGGTCCTGAAATTCGTGCACATACATATAAGGTTTTCCACAAGCGAGATCATAGAAAAGTATTTGAAGAAGTTTTAACATGGTTGAGATCAGAGATTACAATGCTTGGATGCACACCTTGTATTCCAACTATTGGCATTGGTAGAACTCATTTTGAAGCTGCATCGCTTATGCTGAAGGCAATGGCATACGGGGACCTTAATAACCAGTCTGAATTAGAGAAAGACCTGACAGAATCACTTAATATCACTAATGCAGGTGCACTCGGAATTGGTGGTTCTATAACTGCACTAGGATCGTTTGTAAATATTGGACCTCAAAGGGCCAGTGGCGTGAGAATAACTTGTACACGTCCTTGTTGTTGTGTAGAACCAAGGAGATCATCCGTAAACCTGTCTTCCAAATATTTGGAGTGATTTTTATGGCAATTGGAAGAGAAACTGTGGAAAATATACTAAAATTAACTAACCCCAAGTGGAAAACCTCCATAACCCGAATTGAACCAAACAAGATAGTTACCCGGGGATATCCACAGGAAGACCTAATAGGAAACATATCCTATCCTGAGATGGCAT
This sequence is a window from Methanobacterium sp. SMA-27. Protein-coding genes within it:
- a CDS encoding fumarate hydratase, which encodes MVLVDLIKKAVIEASTTFRNDQLDSYRRAIEIETNPNAKWVLELLLENAKIAKTNKVPLCDDTGIPHILIEVGNESQLPQSFFKDINNGIAEGLSELPARPMAVKGDSIERIEQSKGLYNNPEKLVAPSFMVDSMEGKGVNIHILMLGGGPEIRAHTYKVFHKRDHRKVFEEVLTWLRSEITMLGCTPCIPTIGIGRTHFEAASLMLKAMAYGDLNNQSELEKDLTESLNITNAGALGIGGSITALGSFVNIGPQRASGVRITCTRPCCCVEPRRSSVNLSSKYLE